One Nodosilinea sp. FACHB-141 DNA segment encodes these proteins:
- a CDS encoding DUF4388 domain-containing protein: MTVTGYLADFSLPELFQLVEQGNKTGLLTICTLSDPTTVARHNHHIWLSQGQIVAAGNSLDQQGLMRLIAQRGWMGDRAVSRLAQTCQIHTPLGLCLKNQGVLTAEQLKLLFYTQVMRQVCALFALPDGWFQFDPKAPLPVSEMTGLIATATDVTLSGLRALKDWDALDEKLPDPSSALISVVESKPSLRLNPNEWQVWEYTNGTMAIKDIAQQLNLPVAKAQQIAFRLIVTGLAEEMPMVAAPPPAAFELAASAPLEHGFATSVTADTAGAAPVSQSFLQNLVGFLKGKV, encoded by the coding sequence ATGACTGTCACTGGATACCTCGCCGATTTCTCTTTGCCCGAACTGTTTCAGCTAGTAGAACAGGGCAATAAAACCGGCCTGTTAACAATCTGCACTCTAAGCGACCCCACCACCGTTGCTCGCCACAACCACCACATCTGGCTGAGCCAGGGGCAAATTGTTGCCGCTGGCAACAGCCTTGACCAGCAGGGCCTGATGCGACTAATTGCCCAGCGGGGCTGGATGGGCGATCGCGCCGTCTCCCGGCTGGCCCAAACCTGCCAAATCCACACTCCTCTGGGCCTGTGCCTCAAAAACCAGGGCGTGCTCACTGCCGAACAGCTCAAACTGCTGTTTTACACTCAGGTAATGCGTCAGGTGTGCGCCCTGTTTGCCCTCCCCGACGGCTGGTTCCAGTTTGACCCCAAAGCCCCGCTGCCCGTCTCCGAAATGACCGGGCTGATCGCTACTGCCACCGATGTCACCCTGTCTGGGCTGCGCGCGCTCAAAGACTGGGACGCCCTCGACGAAAAACTGCCCGACCCCTCCTCAGCTTTGATCAGCGTGGTCGAGAGCAAGCCCAGCCTGCGCCTCAACCCCAACGAATGGCAGGTGTGGGAGTATACCAACGGCACCATGGCCATCAAGGATATTGCTCAGCAGCTTAACTTGCCCGTGGCCAAGGCCCAGCAGATTGCCTTTCGCCTCATCGTCACTGGCCTAGCTGAAGAGATGCCAATGGTGGCTGCCCCGCCCCCCGCCGCCTTCGAACTCGCTGCCTCGGCCCCGCTAGAGCACGGGTTCGCCACCAGCGT
- a CDS encoding ATP/GTP-binding protein gives MEIMRLVVTGPVGAGKSTFIRSVSEIEVVDTDRRATDDTLLIKKRTTVAFDFGRLQFGPDMALHLYGTPGQSRFDFMWDILIQKAHAYILLVAAHRPHEFREARRIMTFMKQRSPAPMIIGLTHTDCSGAWDAANIALALGYPDPARRPPIVAVNANETASVAQAVISLVQFTWAGSLAPTT, from the coding sequence AATCATGCGTTTAGTGGTCACCGGCCCTGTGGGGGCCGGCAAGTCCACCTTCATTCGATCCGTCAGCGAAATTGAGGTGGTAGACACCGATCGCCGCGCCACCGACGACACCCTGCTGATTAAAAAGCGCACCACCGTTGCCTTCGACTTTGGTCGCCTCCAGTTTGGCCCCGACATGGCCCTACATCTCTACGGCACCCCTGGCCAGTCGCGCTTCGACTTCATGTGGGACATTCTGATTCAAAAGGCCCACGCCTACATTTTGCTAGTAGCGGCCCATCGACCCCATGAGTTTCGAGAGGCTCGCCGCATCATGACCTTCATGAAACAGCGATCGCCCGCACCCATGATCATCGGTCTTACCCACACCGACTGTTCCGGTGCCTGGGATGCCGCCAACATTGCCCTGGCCCTTGGCTACCCCGACCCCGCTCGCCGTCCGCCTATAGTTGCCGTCAACGCCAACGAAACTGCATCGGTGGCCCAGGCAGTGATTTCCCTGGTGCAGTTTACCTGGGCGGGCAGCTTAGCCCCTACGACCTAG